The following are from one region of the Methyloversatilis discipulorum genome:
- a CDS encoding energy transducer TonB — protein MNPTSVLRPPYVAYFSDFTRFRSWLWAAAFVASILVHSFVVWRASVYVPRVPPTEIRVDVRMIKEEPPPPPPPPPPPPKPVEPPPPPPPPKPVPKPPKPVPQQAPLPVLAAPAAPSPAPEERVVPVQPPPAPLPPIDAPPPPPAPAPVPAPAPAPAAPSVDFQSLKAGYGQALSAEIKKGQTYPRLAAMRGLEGTPKVLIVIENGQLVSATLVDESGQSVLDEAALALVKKTKLPPVPAALAGQRLEFLLPIDYKLKK, from the coding sequence ATGAATCCGACTTCCGTCCTCCGTCCGCCTTACGTCGCCTACTTCAGCGACTTCACGCGATTCCGCTCCTGGCTCTGGGCTGCCGCCTTCGTCGCGTCCATCCTGGTGCACAGCTTCGTCGTCTGGCGTGCGTCGGTATACGTGCCGCGCGTGCCGCCGACCGAGATTCGCGTCGACGTGCGAATGATCAAGGAAGAACCTCCGCCGCCCCCGCCACCGCCTCCCCCACCGCCGAAGCCGGTCGAGCCGCCCCCGCCTCCGCCGCCGCCCAAACCGGTGCCCAAGCCGCCGAAGCCGGTGCCGCAGCAGGCACCGTTGCCAGTGCTGGCTGCGCCGGCAGCGCCGTCGCCTGCACCCGAGGAACGCGTGGTGCCGGTGCAGCCGCCGCCGGCTCCGCTGCCACCGATCGATGCGCCGCCTCCGCCGCCCGCACCGGCGCCGGTCCCTGCGCCCGCGCCGGCGCCTGCCGCGCCCAGCGTCGATTTCCAATCGCTGAAGGCAGGTTACGGTCAGGCGCTGTCGGCAGAGATCAAGAAGGGGCAGACCTATCCGCGACTGGCCGCGATGCGCGGGCTGGAAGGTACGCCCAAGGTGCTCATCGTCATCGAGAACGGCCAGCTCGTATCGGCCACCCTGGTCGACGAATCCGGCCAGTCGGTGCTGGACGAAGCAGCGCTGGCGCTGGTAAAGAAGACGAAGCTGCCGCCGGTGCCAGCGGCACTGGCCGGCCAGCGGCTCGAATTCCTGCTGCCGATCGACTACAAGCTGAAGAAGTGA
- a CDS encoding MATE family efflux transporter: MTADARRGTAAGIFALAAPMLVSQLASIGTNVADTLIAGHHATADLAAVAVGGGLFISVVIALIGILYAAAPIIAHHVGAGRREDIAPAFQQAVWMALFLSVPGALLLALPDPLLALSQLDPVVEAKTRDYLLALAFAVPGALLFRAFQALMNGIGQPRPVMLIMLACLAVHVPLAWALTTGAFGPPLGALGCGLSTLVVNWLSVVCALLWLKHSPQLRALRPFHDWQAPRAWAQREMLRLGGPMGVSNFVEITSFTLIALFVARLGADVVAGHRVIANINGVCFMLPLALGSGTLVLVGQAAGAHDWLRARHTALTGLAMASVLAVFVGVLLWLSRESVLAFYSKDPAVLGLARSLLPYVALFVLIDAAHTLASFALRGYKVTVAPMIVHTVCFWGVGLGSGYVLAFHGLPGAGIALIAQPMGAAGFWLATLLSTVLAGVMIGVILLRVIRRHPRAIA; the protein is encoded by the coding sequence GTGACCGCCGACGCCCGCCGCGGCACCGCTGCGGGCATCTTCGCGCTGGCCGCACCGATGCTGGTGTCGCAGCTGGCGAGCATAGGCACCAATGTCGCCGACACGCTGATCGCCGGCCATCACGCGACCGCCGATCTGGCCGCCGTCGCGGTCGGTGGCGGCCTGTTTATTTCGGTGGTGATCGCGCTGATCGGCATCCTGTATGCCGCAGCGCCCATCATCGCGCACCACGTCGGCGCCGGCCGGCGCGAGGACATCGCACCTGCCTTCCAGCAGGCGGTGTGGATGGCGCTGTTCCTGTCCGTTCCCGGTGCCTTGCTGCTCGCCCTGCCCGACCCGCTGCTCGCGCTGTCGCAGCTCGATCCGGTGGTCGAGGCGAAAACGCGCGACTACTTGCTCGCCCTCGCCTTTGCCGTGCCTGGCGCACTGCTGTTCCGCGCCTTCCAGGCGCTGATGAACGGTATCGGCCAGCCGCGGCCGGTGATGCTGATCATGCTGGCCTGCCTCGCGGTGCATGTGCCGCTGGCGTGGGCACTCACCACCGGCGCTTTCGGCCCGCCGCTGGGTGCGCTTGGCTGCGGGCTGTCCACGCTGGTGGTGAACTGGCTGTCGGTGGTCTGCGCACTGCTGTGGCTCAAGCACTCGCCGCAGCTGCGCGCGCTGCGCCCCTTTCACGACTGGCAGGCGCCCAGGGCCTGGGCGCAGCGCGAAATGCTGCGGCTGGGCGGACCGATGGGCGTATCGAATTTCGTCGAGATCACCAGCTTCACGCTGATCGCGCTGTTCGTCGCCCGGCTCGGCGCCGACGTGGTCGCCGGACACCGCGTGATCGCCAACATCAACGGCGTCTGCTTCATGCTGCCGCTGGCGCTGGGCAGCGGCACGCTGGTGCTGGTCGGTCAGGCAGCCGGCGCACACGACTGGTTGCGCGCCCGCCACACCGCACTGACCGGCCTGGCGATGGCCAGCGTGCTCGCGGTATTCGTCGGCGTGCTGCTGTGGCTGTCGCGCGAGTCGGTGCTGGCCTTCTACAGCAAGGACCCTGCGGTGCTCGGCCTCGCCCGCAGCCTGCTGCCCTATGTCGCGCTGTTCGTGCTGATCGATGCCGCGCACACGCTGGCTTCGTTCGCGCTGCGCGGCTACAAGGTGACGGTGGCGCCGATGATCGTGCACACCGTCTGCTTCTGGGGCGTCGGGCTGGGCAGCGGTTACGTACTCGCCTTTCACGGCCTGCCTGGGGCTGGCATCGCGCTGATCGCGCAACCTATGGGTGCGGCCGGTTTCTGGCTGGCGACGCTGCTGTCGACCGTGCTGGCGGGCGTGATGATCGGCGTCATCCTGCTGCGGGTAATACGGCGACATCCGCGCGCCATCGCATGA
- a CDS encoding dTDP-4-dehydrorhamnose 3,5-epimerase family protein, with protein MSGENQGQFRVLAGFAHCFGALSESAYFLCRTNDYYAPEHGRSLAWNNPTVVVDWPLAGDPLLPAKDLAGMPLGACEVFEGL; from the coding sequence TTGAGCGGGGAGAACCAAGGCCAGTTCCGGGTGCTCGCGGGCTTCGCGCACTGCTTCGGTGCGCTGAGCGAATCGGCGTACTTCCTTTGTAGGACGAACGACTACTACGCGCCGGAACACGGGCGTAGTCTGGCGTGGAACAACCCGACGGTCGTTGTTGACTGGCCGTTGGCAGGCGATCCGCTGCTGCCGGCCAAGGACCTGGCAGGCATGCCGCTGGGCGCGTGCGAGGTGTTCGAGGGGCTATGA
- a CDS encoding quinone-dependent dihydroorotate dehydrogenase encodes MLYPLLRPLLFSLDAERAHDLTLGTLAKHPGLVPLQRIAADPVRCMGLDFPNRVGLAAGLDKNGAAIDGLARLGFGFIEIGTITPRPQPGNPKPRMFRLPAAQGIINRMGFNNLGLDALIDNVKRSRWVREGGILGINIGKNADTPIERATDDYLIGLRGAHPYARYITVNISSPNTKNLRQLQGADELNQLLGALDAERQKLDAAAGRTVPIALKIAPDLDAEQIDAIAEATVRHHIDALIATNTTLSRTGVENLPHGGEAGGLSGAPVREKSTAVLRALAQKLDGKVALIGVGGITEGRHAKDKIDAGAQLVQLYSGLIYRGPALVADAARALAES; translated from the coding sequence ATGCTCTACCCGCTGCTGCGCCCGCTGCTGTTTTCGCTCGACGCCGAACGTGCCCATGACCTGACGCTGGGCACGCTGGCAAAACATCCGGGGCTGGTGCCGTTGCAACGCATCGCAGCCGATCCGGTGCGCTGCATGGGTCTGGACTTTCCGAACCGGGTCGGCCTTGCCGCCGGTCTCGACAAGAACGGCGCCGCGATCGACGGGCTGGCGCGACTCGGTTTCGGTTTCATCGAAATCGGCACCATCACGCCGCGCCCGCAGCCGGGCAATCCGAAGCCGCGCATGTTCCGGCTGCCGGCAGCGCAGGGCATCATCAACCGCATGGGTTTCAACAACCTGGGCCTGGATGCGCTGATCGACAACGTGAAGCGCTCGCGCTGGGTGCGCGAGGGCGGCATTCTCGGCATCAATATCGGCAAGAACGCCGACACGCCGATCGAACGCGCGACCGACGACTACCTGATCGGACTGCGTGGCGCCCACCCCTACGCGCGCTACATCACGGTCAACATTTCCAGCCCGAACACGAAGAACCTGCGCCAGCTGCAAGGCGCGGACGAATTGAACCAGCTGCTGGGCGCCCTCGACGCCGAGCGGCAGAAGCTGGACGCTGCCGCCGGCCGCACCGTGCCGATCGCACTGAAGATCGCGCCCGACCTGGACGCCGAGCAGATCGACGCGATCGCCGAGGCAACCGTACGCCACCATATCGACGCACTGATCGCGACCAACACGACGCTGTCGCGCACCGGTGTCGAGAACCTGCCGCACGGCGGCGAAGCCGGCGGTCTGTCGGGCGCGCCGGTACGCGAGAAATCGACCGCCGTGCTGCGCGCACTGGCGCAGAAGCTCGACGGCAAGGTCGCGCTGATCGGCGTTGGCGGCATCACCGAAGGTCGTCACGCGAAGGACAAGATCGACGCCGGCGCGCAGCTGGTGCAGCTGTACAGCGGCCTGATCTACCGTGGCCCGGCGCTGGTCGCCGACGCCGCGCGCGCTCTGGCGGAATCGTGA
- a CDS encoding NAD-dependent epimerase has protein sequence MKVLLTGAAGFIGMHVALRLLERGDEVVGLDNLNDYYDVRLKEARLARLTPAAGFRLVKMAVEDREGMAKLFEAERFDRVVHLAAQAGVRYSLQNPNAYIDANIVGFMNVLEGCRHSAVKHLVYASSSSVYGGNTKMPFSEADSVDHPVSLYAATKKANELMAHTYSHLYDLPTTGLRFFTVYGPWGRPDMALFLFTKAMIEGRPIDVFNHGDMQRDFTYIDDIVEGVIRTLDRVAEPDAAFDGDHPHPGHSKAPFRVFNIGNQGPVPLMDFIRAIEKALGITAQKNLLPMQPGDVPATYADVSELTAWTGFSPSTAIDDGVARFVAWYRDYYRV, from the coding sequence ATGAAAGTCCTGCTCACCGGCGCTGCCGGTTTCATCGGCATGCACGTGGCGCTGCGCCTGCTCGAACGCGGCGACGAAGTGGTCGGGCTGGACAACCTGAACGACTACTACGACGTGCGGCTGAAAGAAGCGCGGCTGGCCCGGCTCACACCGGCTGCCGGCTTCCGCCTCGTGAAGATGGCGGTCGAGGACCGCGAGGGCATGGCGAAGCTGTTCGAAGCCGAGCGCTTCGACCGCGTCGTGCACCTGGCCGCGCAGGCCGGCGTGCGCTATTCGCTGCAGAACCCGAACGCCTACATCGACGCCAACATCGTCGGCTTCATGAACGTGCTCGAAGGCTGCCGGCATTCGGCGGTGAAGCATCTGGTGTACGCCAGCAGCTCCAGCGTCTATGGCGGCAACACGAAGATGCCGTTCAGCGAGGCCGACAGCGTCGATCACCCGGTCAGCCTGTACGCCGCGACCAAGAAGGCCAACGAGCTGATGGCGCATACCTACAGCCACCTGTACGACCTGCCGACCACCGGTCTGCGCTTCTTCACGGTCTATGGCCCGTGGGGCCGGCCGGACATGGCGCTCTTCCTGTTCACCAAGGCGATGATCGAAGGGCGGCCGATCGACGTGTTCAATCACGGCGACATGCAGCGCGACTTCACCTATATCGACGATATCGTCGAAGGCGTCATCCGCACGCTGGACCGCGTTGCCGAGCCGGATGCAGCCTTCGACGGCGACCATCCGCACCCCGGGCATTCGAAGGCGCCGTTCAGGGTGTTCAACATCGGCAACCAGGGGCCGGTGCCGCTGATGGATTTCATCCGCGCGATCGAGAAGGCGCTGGGCATCACCGCGCAGAAGAACCTGCTGCCGATGCAGCCGGGCGACGTGCCGGCGACCTATGCCGATGTGTCGGAACTGACGGCCTGGACCGGATTCTCGCCGAGTACCGCGATTGACGACGGCGTTGCGCGCTTCGTCGCCTGGTACCGCGACTACTACCGGGTCTGA
- a CDS encoding REP-associated tyrosine transposase — MDQNHGYHRLRDGRVSLPGQIYHVTLTTQYRQPVFRDFGHARAVIRVMHRTAERHRCRSLCFALMPDHLHWLVQLGETGTLQTLMRTMKSISAHHVGRPIWQDGYHERAIRVEDDVRAVARYIVANPLRAGLVARVGDYPHWDAVWLL, encoded by the coding sequence ATGGATCAGAACCATGGTTATCATCGCCTGCGCGACGGTCGGGTCTCCTTACCGGGTCAGATCTATCACGTGACGCTAACCACCCAGTACCGCCAGCCTGTTTTCCGCGACTTCGGCCATGCCCGGGCAGTCATCCGCGTCATGCATCGCACGGCCGAGCGCCACCGTTGCCGAAGCTTGTGTTTCGCACTGATGCCCGATCATCTTCACTGGCTCGTCCAGCTCGGAGAGACCGGCACCTTGCAGACCCTGATGCGAACGATGAAGAGCATCAGCGCACATCATGTGGGTCGGCCGATCTGGCAAGACGGCTATCACGAACGGGCTATCAGAGTAGAGGACGATGTCCGCGCCGTTGCGCGTTACATCGTCGCCAACCCGCTGCGCGCTGGGCTTGTCGCTCGAGTTGGCGATTATCCGCACTGGGACGCCGTCTGGCTCCTTTGA
- a CDS encoding UDP-glucose dehydrogenase family protein — protein sequence MKITVIGTGYVGLVSGACMAEMGNDVLCLDLDPEKIRILKEGGIPIHEPGLDAVVARNVEAGRLHFTTDVAEAVRFGTIQFIAVGTPPDEDGSADLQYVLSAARNIGRLMTDYKVVVDKSTVPVGTADKVKAAIADELAKRGQEMEFAVVSNPEFLKEGAAVEDFMRPDRIVVGADDERAIHLMRALYAPFQRNRDKLVVMDVRSAELTKYAANAMLATRISFMNELALLADRMGADIEMVRQGIGSDPRIGYHFLYAGCGYGGSCFPKDVKALIRTARENGQDLKVLQAVEDANDVQKMVLVDKIVAKFGEDLSGRRFALWGLAFKPNTDDMREAPSRVIINELFRRGATVTAYDPVAMTETKRIYGDEPRLTLADKPMDALEGADALLIVTEWKEFRSPDFERIKSALKQPVIFDGRNLYEPEVPRAAGIEYSAIGRR from the coding sequence ATGAAAATCACCGTAATCGGCACCGGGTACGTAGGCCTGGTCTCCGGGGCCTGCATGGCCGAGATGGGCAACGACGTGCTGTGTCTGGACCTTGATCCGGAGAAGATCCGCATCCTGAAGGAAGGCGGCATTCCGATCCACGAGCCGGGTCTGGACGCGGTGGTTGCGCGCAACGTCGAAGCGGGGCGTCTGCACTTCACGACGGACGTGGCCGAGGCAGTGCGCTTCGGCACCATTCAGTTCATCGCCGTCGGCACGCCGCCGGACGAGGACGGCTCGGCCGACTTGCAGTACGTGCTGTCGGCGGCGCGCAACATCGGCCGGCTGATGACCGACTACAAGGTGGTGGTCGACAAGAGCACGGTGCCGGTGGGCACGGCCGACAAGGTGAAGGCCGCGATCGCTGACGAGCTGGCCAAGCGTGGCCAGGAGATGGAATTCGCCGTCGTGTCCAACCCGGAATTCCTGAAGGAAGGCGCCGCGGTTGAAGACTTCATGCGTCCGGACCGCATCGTGGTGGGTGCCGACGACGAACGCGCCATCCACCTGATGCGCGCGCTGTACGCGCCGTTCCAGCGCAACCGCGACAAGCTGGTGGTGATGGACGTGCGCAGCGCGGAGCTCACGAAGTACGCCGCCAACGCGATGCTGGCCACGCGCATCAGCTTCATGAACGAACTGGCGCTGCTGGCCGACCGCATGGGTGCCGACATCGAAATGGTGCGCCAGGGCATCGGCTCGGACCCGCGCATCGGCTACCACTTCCTGTACGCCGGCTGCGGCTACGGCGGCAGCTGCTTCCCGAAGGACGTGAAGGCGCTGATCCGCACCGCACGTGAGAACGGTCAGGACCTGAAAGTGCTGCAGGCGGTGGAAGACGCCAACGACGTGCAGAAGATGGTGCTGGTGGACAAGATCGTCGCGAAGTTCGGCGAAGACCTGTCGGGCCGCCGCTTCGCGCTGTGGGGCCTGGCGTTCAAGCCCAACACCGACGACATGCGCGAGGCGCCGAGCCGGGTGATCATCAACGAACTGTTCCGTCGCGGTGCGACGGTGACGGCCTACGACCCGGTGGCGATGACGGAAACGAAGCGCATCTACGGCGACGAGCCGCGGCTGACGCTGGCGGACAAGCCGATGGACGCACTGGAAGGTGCGGACGCGCTGCTGATCGTGACGGAGTGGAAGGAATTCCGCAGCCCGGACTTCGAGCGGATCAAGTCGGCGCTGAAGCAACCGGTGATCTTCGACGGTCGCAATCTGTACGAGCCGGAAGTGCCGCGCGCCGCCGGCATCGAGTACTCGGCCATCGGCCGTCGCTGA
- a CDS encoding M14-type cytosolic carboxypeptidase translates to MIRISSQFDSGAIEVLDCSDASNIRLNLPADNAADFRQWFHFRLQGARGQACVLSFENAGQSAYPSGWDGYRVVASYDRRNWFRLSAGQYDGQRYSFRITPDYDSVYFAYFEPYGWDRHLDLLGAADAAPVASVDDLGATHDGRDLNLITVGRPAPGKRKVWITARQHPGETMAEFYVEGLLERLYDTSDPVSRRLLERACFHIVPNMNPDGSVRGNLRTNARGCNLNRAWREPDMDFSREVALVRERMLATGVDVFLDIHGDETLPFVFIDGNGMVPGFTEAQGVQEKRFCDALLAASPDFQVGEGYAPDRFTDELLTLASKWVFNHFGCLSLTLEMPFKDNAHLPDGLFGWSATRSRRLGAATLQALLAVLDRD, encoded by the coding sequence TTGATCCGCATCAGCAGCCAGTTCGACAGCGGCGCTATCGAGGTGCTGGACTGTTCGGACGCGTCGAACATCCGTCTCAATCTGCCGGCCGACAATGCGGCGGATTTCCGGCAGTGGTTCCACTTCCGCCTGCAGGGTGCGCGTGGTCAGGCTTGCGTGCTGAGCTTCGAGAACGCTGGGCAGTCGGCGTACCCGAGTGGTTGGGACGGTTACCGCGTGGTGGCGTCCTACGACCGGCGCAACTGGTTCCGGCTGTCGGCCGGCCAGTACGACGGACAGCGTTACAGCTTCCGCATCACGCCGGACTACGACAGCGTCTATTTCGCCTACTTCGAGCCCTACGGCTGGGATCGTCACCTCGATCTGCTCGGCGCGGCCGACGCAGCGCCGGTGGCTTCGGTCGACGACCTCGGGGCAACGCACGACGGACGCGACCTCAACCTGATCACCGTCGGCCGCCCGGCCCCGGGCAAGCGCAAGGTGTGGATCACCGCCCGCCAGCATCCGGGCGAGACGATGGCGGAGTTCTATGTCGAGGGGCTGCTGGAACGGCTTTACGACACGTCCGACCCAGTGTCGCGCCGGCTGCTCGAACGCGCCTGCTTCCATATCGTGCCGAACATGAATCCGGACGGCTCGGTGCGCGGCAATCTGCGCACCAATGCACGCGGCTGCAATCTGAACCGCGCATGGCGCGAGCCGGACATGGATTTCAGCCGCGAAGTGGCGCTGGTGCGCGAGCGCATGTTGGCCACGGGTGTGGATGTTTTCCTCGACATCCACGGTGACGAGACACTACCGTTCGTGTTCATCGACGGTAACGGCATGGTGCCGGGCTTCACCGAGGCGCAGGGTGTGCAGGAGAAGCGTTTCTGCGATGCGCTGCTGGCCGCCAGCCCCGATTTCCAGGTGGGCGAGGGCTATGCGCCGGACCGCTTTACCGACGAGTTGCTGACGCTGGCGTCGAAATGGGTGTTCAACCACTTCGGCTGCCTTTCACTGACGCTGGAAATGCCATTCAAGGACAACGCCCATCTGCCCGACGGACTGTTCGGCTGGAGTGCCACACGCAGCCGCCGCCTCGGCGCCGCGACGCTGCAGGCGCTGCTGGCCGTGCTCGACCGCGACTGA
- a CDS encoding helix-turn-helix domain-containing protein, which translates to MTASSASLAARRKRIESIRRGERTVGERIVVVGMDIAGSWQRSREAVSETCSAAPIDADAPDWTTTPYGEAVNSCVDELETVARESGMVAAVSDADGRLLWTGCSRSMRTRAERVHFVPGGRWDERSVGTNALALALRYRRPASVFSAEHFIPAVQDWVCYAAPVRDAGSGEVMGVVDLSTTWNRHSPLALHAVERFAQRVSQALQSLSHAPVLRLRMLGTPQAFLQGRALALSPRQLEILCLLTLHPEGLDLERLHAALYGDRPVGVATLKTEVSQLRDRLGGAIGSRPYRLLVNWQADFRDLEQALDAGRIETALACYRGAFLPRTESPLLRVWRDCLESRLSDAIFRVDDPDVLLNHLGQSPEAVDALQRLGELLPPDHPGRQLLARTFGEV; encoded by the coding sequence ATGACAGCTTCAAGTGCAAGTCTGGCGGCACGCCGGAAGCGCATCGAATCGATCCGGCGCGGCGAGCGCACGGTCGGCGAGCGCATCGTGGTAGTCGGCATGGACATCGCCGGCTCGTGGCAGCGCTCGCGCGAGGCCGTGTCGGAAACCTGCTCGGCAGCGCCGATCGACGCCGACGCGCCGGACTGGACGACGACCCCGTACGGCGAGGCGGTCAATTCATGCGTCGACGAACTGGAAACCGTGGCCCGCGAAAGCGGCATGGTGGCGGCAGTCAGCGACGCTGACGGCCGCCTGCTCTGGACCGGCTGCAGCCGCAGCATGCGCACCCGGGCCGAACGCGTGCATTTCGTGCCCGGCGGGCGCTGGGACGAGCGCTCGGTCGGCACCAACGCGCTGGCGCTGGCGCTGCGCTACCGTCGCCCGGCCAGCGTGTTTTCGGCAGAACATTTCATTCCGGCCGTGCAGGACTGGGTGTGCTACGCCGCACCGGTGCGCGACGCCGGCAGTGGCGAGGTGATGGGCGTGGTCGATCTGTCGACCACCTGGAACCGCCATTCACCGCTGGCGCTGCACGCGGTCGAGCGCTTTGCGCAGCGCGTGTCGCAGGCGCTGCAGTCATTGAGTCACGCGCCGGTACTGCGTCTGCGCATGCTGGGCACGCCGCAGGCCTTCCTGCAGGGCAGGGCGCTGGCGCTGTCGCCGCGCCAGCTTGAAATCCTCTGCCTGCTGACACTGCATCCCGAAGGGCTGGATCTCGAAAGGCTGCACGCCGCGCTGTACGGTGATCGCCCGGTCGGTGTAGCGACGCTGAAGACCGAGGTGTCGCAGCTGCGCGACCGTCTGGGTGGGGCCATCGGCTCGCGGCCCTACCGGCTGCTTGTTAACTGGCAGGCGGATTTCCGCGATCTTGAGCAGGCACTGGACGCCGGCCGCATCGAAACCGCGCTCGCTTGCTACCGAGGCGCCTTCCTGCCGCGCACCGAAAGCCCGCTGCTGCGCGTCTGGCGCGACTGTCTCGAATCCCGCCTGTCGGACGCCATTTTCCGTGTCGACGATCCCGATGTGCTGCTGAATCACCTCGGCCAGTCGCCCGAGGCGGTCGACGCACTGCAGCGCCTGGGCGAACTGCTGCCACCGGACCACCCCGGCCGGCAGTTGCTGGCAAGGACGTTCGGCGAGGTTTGA
- the adh gene encoding aldehyde dehydrogenase: MRYADPGQPGSKITFKPRYDNFIGGKWVAPVEGQYFDNVSPVTGKVFCQAARSQAADIELALDAAHKARDAWGRTSPAGRAAVLLKIADRLEANLEMLAVAETWDNGKPIRETLAADIPLAIDHFRYYAGCIRAQEGSLSEIDDDTVAYHFHEPLGVVGQIIPWNFPILMAAWKLAPALAAGNCIILKPAEQTPVSIMVLAELIADILPPGVLNIVNGFGIEAGKPLATSPRIAKIAFTGETTTGRLILQYASQNIIPSTVELGGKSPNIFFDDVMDKDDDFFDKCLEGFAMFSLNQGEVCTCPSRAMVQESIADQFIERAIARVAKVRGGHPLDTETMIGAQASSDQAEKIMSYIDIGRQEGAQVLIGGAKRQESEAGGYYIQPTVLKGHNKMRVFQEEIFGPVLALTTFKDEADALQIANDTLYGLGAGVWSRSVHRTYRFGRNIQAGRVWTNCYHLYPAHAAFGGYKQSGIGRETHKMMLDHYQQTKNLLVSYSPKALGFF, encoded by the coding sequence ATGCGTTACGCCGACCCCGGCCAACCCGGTTCGAAAATCACCTTCAAGCCCCGTTACGACAACTTCATCGGCGGCAAGTGGGTGGCGCCTGTCGAGGGTCAATACTTCGACAACGTCTCTCCCGTCACTGGCAAGGTCTTCTGCCAGGCCGCCCGCTCGCAGGCCGCCGACATCGAACTCGCGCTTGACGCCGCCCACAAGGCGCGCGACGCCTGGGGCCGTACCTCGCCGGCCGGTCGTGCCGCCGTGCTGCTGAAGATCGCCGACCGCCTCGAAGCCAACCTCGAAATGCTGGCCGTCGCCGAAACCTGGGACAACGGCAAGCCGATCCGCGAAACGCTGGCTGCCGACATCCCGCTCGCCATCGACCACTTCCGCTACTACGCTGGATGCATCCGCGCCCAGGAAGGTTCCCTGTCGGAAATCGACGACGACACCGTCGCCTACCACTTCCACGAGCCGCTGGGCGTGGTCGGCCAGATCATCCCGTGGAACTTCCCGATCCTGATGGCCGCGTGGAAGCTCGCTCCGGCGCTGGCCGCCGGTAACTGCATCATCCTGAAGCCGGCCGAGCAGACCCCGGTTTCCATCATGGTGCTGGCCGAACTGATCGCCGACATCCTGCCGCCGGGCGTGCTGAACATCGTCAATGGTTTCGGCATCGAGGCCGGCAAGCCGCTGGCCACCAGCCCGCGCATCGCCAAGATCGCCTTCACCGGCGAAACTACGACCGGCCGCCTCATCCTGCAATATGCGTCCCAGAACATAATCCCGTCGACCGTCGAACTGGGCGGCAAGTCGCCCAACATCTTCTTCGACGACGTGATGGACAAGGACGATGACTTCTTCGACAAGTGCCTCGAAGGCTTCGCGATGTTCTCGCTGAACCAAGGTGAAGTCTGCACCTGCCCGAGCCGCGCCATGGTGCAGGAATCGATCGCCGACCAGTTCATCGAGCGCGCCATCGCTCGCGTCGCCAAGGTGCGTGGCGGCCACCCGCTCGACACCGAAACGATGATCGGCGCCCAGGCCAGCTCGGACCAGGCGGAGAAGATCATGTCCTACATCGACATCGGCCGCCAGGAAGGCGCGCAGGTGCTGATCGGCGGCGCCAAGCGTCAGGAATCGGAAGCAGGCGGCTACTACATCCAGCCGACCGTGCTGAAGGGCCACAACAAGATGCGCGTGTTCCAGGAAGAAATCTTCGGCCCGGTGCTCGCTCTGACCACCTTCAAGGACGAAGCCGACGCGCTGCAGATCGCCAATGACACGCTGTACGGCCTTGGCGCCGGCGTGTGGTCGCGCTCGGTGCATCGCACCTACCGCTTCGGCCGCAACATCCAGGCCGGCCGCGTATGGACCAACTGCTACCACCTCTACCCGGCACACGCCGCGTTCGGTGGCTACAAGCAGTCGGGCATCGGCCGCGAAACGCACAAGATGATGCTGGACCACTACCAGCAGACCAAGAACCTGCTGGTGAGCTACTCGCCGAAGGCGCTGGGCTTCTTCTGA
- a CDS encoding DUF779 domain-containing protein, translated as MVTRVSATPEALEWIAKLAAKHGALLFHQSGGCCDGSAPMCYPRNEFILGSSDVLLGEIGGMPFCMSASQFEYWQHTHLIIDVVPGRGSGFSIESPEGIRFLTRSRLYEPDEEAELEKLGPPPRGDTLV; from the coding sequence ATGGTCACCCGCGTCAGCGCCACCCCTGAAGCGCTCGAATGGATCGCCAAGCTCGCCGCCAAACACGGCGCCCTGCTCTTCCATCAGTCCGGCGGCTGCTGCGACGGCAGCGCCCCGATGTGCTACCCGCGCAACGAATTCATACTCGGCAGCTCCGACGTGCTCCTCGGCGAAATCGGCGGCATGCCCTTCTGCATGAGCGCGTCGCAGTTCGAGTACTGGCAGCATACCCACCTCATCATCGACGTCGTGCCCGGCCGCGGATCCGGCTTCTCGATCGAATCGCCGGAGGGCATCCGCTTCCTGACCCGCTCGCGGCTATATGAGCCGGATGAGGAGGCCGAACTGGAAAAGCTGGGGCCGCCGCCGCGGGGGGATACGCTGGTCTGA